One window of Streptomyces sp. FIT100 genomic DNA carries:
- a CDS encoding oxidoreductase, with amino-acid sequence MTSEKITSAAAGTWELGDLTVNRLGFGAMRLTGSAAFDLGAPSDRDRSIGVLRRAVDEFGVNHIDTAAFYFSSLRSANELINRALAPYPDDLVIATKVGPGRDPSGTWLWARPDQLRGQVEENLRQLGRDHLDLVNFRAKNGSGSIAEHFGALAELRDAGLVRHLGVSNVTPEQLAEARTVAPVVCVQNRYGVGAGREDDAFLRACGEQGIAFVPFFAIAGEGREAGATAGDREEVLAVARAHDATPAQIRLAWTLQRGPHVLAIPGTGNPDHLAQNVAAGALRLSPQERELLASLLQDAA; translated from the coding sequence ATGACCTCGGAGAAGATCACCAGCGCGGCCGCGGGCACCTGGGAACTCGGCGACCTGACCGTCAACCGGCTGGGCTTCGGCGCGATGCGTCTGACGGGCAGCGCCGCCTTCGACCTCGGTGCCCCGAGCGACCGTGACCGCTCGATCGGCGTGCTGCGCCGCGCGGTCGACGAATTCGGCGTCAACCACATCGACACGGCCGCCTTCTACTTCTCGTCGCTGCGCTCCGCCAACGAACTCATCAACCGGGCCCTGGCGCCGTACCCCGACGACCTCGTCATCGCCACCAAGGTCGGTCCGGGCCGCGACCCCTCCGGTACGTGGCTGTGGGCACGGCCGGACCAACTGCGCGGCCAGGTCGAGGAGAACCTGCGCCAGCTCGGCCGCGACCACCTCGACCTGGTGAACTTCCGCGCCAAGAACGGCTCCGGATCGATCGCCGAGCACTTCGGCGCGCTGGCCGAGCTCCGCGACGCCGGTCTCGTCCGCCACCTCGGCGTCTCCAACGTCACACCCGAGCAGCTCGCCGAGGCCCGGACCGTCGCTCCGGTGGTCTGCGTCCAGAACCGCTACGGTGTCGGCGCCGGCCGCGAGGACGATGCCTTCCTGCGCGCGTGCGGAGAGCAGGGCATCGCCTTCGTGCCGTTCTTCGCCATCGCGGGCGAAGGCCGCGAAGCGGGCGCGACCGCGGGCGACCGTGAGGAGGTCCTCGCCGTCGCCCGGGCCCACGACGCGACCCCGGCCCAGATCCGGTTGGCCTGGACCCTCCAGCGCGGCCCCCATGTCCTGGCCATTCCCGGCACTGGCAACCCGGACCACCTGGCGCAGAACGTGGCGGCCGGTGCCCTGCGGCTCTCGCCGCAGGAGAGGGAACTGCTCGCCTCGCTGCTCCAGGACGCGGCATGA
- a CDS encoding tripartite tricarboxylate transporter TctB family protein yields MTTPTTVDTPTTPEEPRRAGWLREHSELDVSVLLFLIGVLVLTDALTMDVDIAQRGPVGPTTVPLVVGAGLLVVAVLLAVDVLRGGRGEAEGGEDIDLSEPGDWRTVLLLAGVFLGNAVLIGPLGFPVSGALLFWGSAYALGSRHHHRDPLIAAALSVITFFVFNNLLGVPLPGGPLMGVL; encoded by the coding sequence GTGACCACTCCCACCACGGTGGACACCCCCACCACGCCCGAGGAGCCCCGCCGCGCCGGCTGGCTGCGCGAGCACTCCGAACTCGACGTCAGCGTCCTGCTGTTCCTCATCGGCGTACTCGTCCTCACCGACGCGCTGACCATGGACGTCGACATCGCCCAGCGCGGCCCCGTCGGCCCGACGACCGTCCCCCTCGTCGTCGGCGCCGGACTGCTGGTCGTGGCCGTGCTGCTGGCGGTCGACGTCCTGCGCGGCGGCCGCGGCGAGGCGGAGGGCGGCGAGGACATCGACCTGTCCGAGCCCGGCGACTGGCGTACGGTCCTCCTCCTCGCCGGGGTCTTCCTCGGCAACGCCGTCCTCATCGGCCCGCTCGGCTTCCCGGTCTCCGGGGCACTGCTCTTCTGGGGCTCGGCGTACGCGCTCGGCAGCCGGCACCACCACCGGGACCCGCTGATCGCCGCCGCGCTCTCCGTCATCACCTTCTTCGTCTTCAACAACCTGCTCGGGGTTCCGCTGCCCGGCGGCCCGCTGATGGGGGTGCTCTAG
- a CDS encoding glutaminyl-peptide cyclotransferase, which translates to MAAVRLGFVASAAVVALAGAMLVGTWGAGGGTKDHGRGTPGQATARVERLRVEVLETLPHDPKAFTQGLEMAHGMLYESSGIAGRSAVTAGRPGAPPARRAALPAPLFGEGLTVTGPTLWQLTWQNGVAIQRDARTLAELRRVPYQGEGWGACHQPRRGRLVTSDGSSQLVLRDPRTLRRTGEIAVTAHGRPVERLNELECVGDAVYANIWSADRIVRIDADSGRVTGDIAVPPLLSAAERRRADVLNGIAAVPGTDQFLLTGKWWPKMFRVAFVPAE; encoded by the coding sequence GTGGCGGCCGTACGGCTCGGGTTCGTGGCCTCGGCGGCCGTCGTCGCCCTCGCGGGGGCGATGCTCGTCGGCACCTGGGGCGCAGGCGGCGGCACGAAGGACCACGGGCGCGGCACACCCGGTCAGGCGACCGCCCGGGTCGAGCGGCTGCGGGTCGAGGTCCTGGAGACCCTGCCGCACGATCCGAAGGCGTTCACCCAGGGCCTGGAGATGGCCCACGGCATGCTCTACGAGAGCAGCGGCATCGCCGGCCGGTCCGCGGTCACCGCGGGCCGGCCCGGCGCCCCGCCCGCGCGCCGGGCCGCGCTGCCCGCGCCGCTGTTCGGCGAAGGACTCACCGTGACGGGGCCGACGCTCTGGCAGCTCACCTGGCAGAACGGCGTCGCGATCCAACGGGACGCCAGGACGTTGGCCGAGCTGCGCAGGGTCCCCTACCAGGGCGAGGGCTGGGGGGCGTGCCACCAGCCCCGCCGCGGCCGGCTGGTGACGAGCGACGGCTCCTCCCAGCTCGTGCTCCGCGACCCGAGGACGCTCAGGAGGACGGGCGAGATCGCCGTCACCGCCCACGGCCGCCCGGTGGAGCGGCTCAACGAACTGGAATGCGTCGGCGACGCCGTCTACGCCAACATCTGGTCCGCCGACCGGATCGTCCGCATCGACGCCGACTCCGGCCGGGTGACCGGCGACATCGCCGTCCCGCCCCTCCTCAGCGCGGCCGAACGCCGCCGTGCGGACGTCCTGAACGGCATCGCCGCCGTTCCCGGAACCGATCAGTTCCTGCTGACCGGCAAGTGGTGGCCGAAGATGTTCCGGGTCGCGTTCGTCCCCGCGGAGTGA
- a CDS encoding alkaline phosphatase, protein MTESLSRRRLLGAAAVAAASVGLGAPAAAAATTGTSPSYTSARPSLPSGLFTLGVASGDPLPTSTVLWTRLAPDPIAGGGMPEQAVEVQWEVATDERFRRVVRRGSEYARPESGHSIHVDPQGLRPDTEYFYRFRAGGTGGEISPVGRTRTAPAAGSRAGSLRFAFASCQNFSAGYFHLYRDLVQQDVAFVAFLGDYIYESAPVATSLRVHEGTGEPYSLVNYRNRYAQYRTDPDLQAGHAAAPWIVTLDDHEIDNNWADDIPQDPANQTPEAFRARRIAAFQAWYEHMPVRRTSRPNGPDMQVFRRFDFGDLARVHVLDTRQYRSDQVATIAEAEDPSRTLLGERQEKWLDAGLVSGGQKWNLLANQTQVATNDRTAGEVDSFDLDNWDGYRASRRKLMDTFASPRVANPVVLTGDRHSTFIMNLERNPEQQGTAVVGAELCGTSITSGGDIPPSSQQQFHTTYDPIAAESPHWRYWDNRRGYILCDVSRDRMESTLRSTEVVTKQEGAPVIPAARFVTESGRRGVTVA, encoded by the coding sequence GTGACTGAATCCCTTTCCCGGCGCCGTCTGCTCGGCGCCGCCGCCGTTGCTGCCGCAAGCGTCGGTCTCGGCGCCCCCGCGGCCGCGGCCGCCACCACCGGCACCTCGCCCTCGTACACGTCCGCCCGGCCGTCCCTCCCCTCGGGCCTGTTCACGCTCGGCGTCGCCTCCGGCGACCCGCTGCCGACGTCCACCGTGCTGTGGACCCGGCTCGCGCCGGACCCGATCGCCGGGGGCGGCATGCCCGAGCAGGCCGTCGAGGTGCAGTGGGAGGTCGCGACCGACGAGCGGTTCCGCCGTGTGGTGCGCCGGGGCAGCGAGTACGCGCGCCCCGAGTCCGGCCATAGCATCCATGTCGACCCGCAGGGACTGCGTCCGGACACCGAGTACTTCTACCGCTTCCGGGCCGGCGGCACCGGTGGCGAGATATCGCCGGTCGGCCGCACCCGCACCGCGCCCGCCGCCGGCTCCCGCGCCGGCTCGCTGCGCTTCGCGTTCGCCTCCTGCCAGAACTTCTCGGCGGGCTACTTCCACCTCTACCGCGACCTCGTCCAGCAGGACGTCGCGTTCGTCGCCTTCCTCGGCGACTACATCTACGAGTCGGCACCCGTCGCCACCTCCCTCCGCGTCCACGAGGGCACCGGCGAGCCGTACTCGCTGGTCAACTACCGCAACCGGTACGCCCAGTACCGCACCGACCCCGACCTCCAGGCCGGGCACGCCGCCGCGCCGTGGATCGTCACGCTCGACGACCACGAGATCGACAACAACTGGGCCGACGACATTCCGCAGGACCCGGCCAACCAGACGCCGGAAGCCTTCCGCGCCCGCCGTATCGCCGCGTTCCAGGCCTGGTACGAGCACATGCCCGTGCGCCGCACCTCCCGGCCCAACGGCCCGGACATGCAGGTCTTCCGCCGCTTCGACTTCGGCGACCTCGCCCGCGTGCACGTCCTGGACACCCGCCAGTACCGCAGCGACCAGGTCGCCACGATCGCCGAGGCCGAGGACCCCTCGCGCACCCTGCTCGGCGAGCGGCAGGAGAAGTGGCTGGACGCCGGGCTGGTGAGCGGCGGGCAGAAGTGGAACCTGCTCGCCAACCAGACGCAGGTCGCCACCAACGACCGCACCGCGGGCGAGGTCGACTCCTTCGACCTCGACAACTGGGACGGCTACCGTGCCAGCCGCCGCAAGCTGATGGACACCTTCGCCTCGCCCCGCGTGGCCAACCCGGTCGTCCTGACCGGCGACCGCCACTCCACGTTCATCATGAACCTGGAGCGCAACCCCGAGCAGCAGGGCACCGCGGTCGTCGGCGCCGAGCTGTGCGGCACCTCGATCACCTCGGGCGGTGACATCCCGCCGTCCTCGCAGCAGCAGTTCCACACCACGTACGACCCGATCGCCGCCGAGTCGCCGCACTGGCGCTACTGGGACAACCGGCGCGGCTACATCCTCTGCGACGTCAGCCGCGACCGCATGGAGTCCACGCTGCGCTCCACGGAGGTCGTGACCAAGCAGGAGGGCGCGCCGGTCATCCCCGCCGCGCGCTTCGTGACCGAGTCCGGGCGCCGTGGCGTGACGGTCGCCTGA
- a CDS encoding GntR family transcriptional regulator has translation MTLKIVIDTDSATAPYEQLRAQISRQARSGTLPVGYKLPTVRGLAEQLGLAANTVAKAYRALEGDGVIETRGRHGTFVAAAGEAADRRAATAAQSYAEQVQRLGLSREDATAAVEDALRAAYGK, from the coding sequence GTGACCCTGAAGATCGTCATCGACACGGACTCCGCCACGGCTCCGTACGAGCAGCTGCGCGCCCAGATCTCCCGCCAGGCCCGCTCCGGCACACTGCCCGTCGGCTACAAGCTGCCGACGGTACGGGGCCTCGCGGAGCAGCTCGGCCTCGCCGCCAACACGGTCGCCAAGGCGTACCGCGCGCTGGAGGGCGACGGCGTGATCGAGACCCGCGGCCGCCACGGCACCTTCGTCGCCGCCGCGGGCGAGGCGGCGGACCGCCGGGCCGCGACGGCCGCCCAGTCCTACGCCGAACAGGTCCAGCGCCTCGGCCTGTCCCGCGAGGACGCGACGGCGGCGGTGGAGGACGCGCTGCGGGCGGCGTACGGGAAGTGA
- a CDS encoding DUF402 domain-containing protein — protein sequence MSASSAERGRRVDVVLVKAGRTKILPHSPSGVGGTPTPAYVVRDDGTRITVRAPWAGEGVRDFGFVRFEPGDVFTEHYWRDRWYAVKEVRAGDGSLKGSYCDITRPASVHGSEVVVEDLDLDLWVSGDGTEILRLDEDEFAASGLARTDPRAAEEAERALDALELLARAGRFSALLA from the coding sequence ATGTCCGCGAGCTCGGCTGAGCGGGGCCGGCGGGTCGACGTCGTCCTGGTGAAGGCCGGCCGGACGAAGATCCTCCCCCACAGCCCTTCGGGCGTGGGAGGTACCCCCACCCCGGCCTATGTCGTCCGGGACGACGGCACCCGCATCACCGTGCGCGCGCCCTGGGCGGGCGAGGGCGTACGGGACTTCGGCTTCGTGCGCTTCGAGCCTGGCGACGTCTTCACGGAGCACTACTGGCGCGACCGGTGGTACGCGGTGAAGGAGGTGCGGGCGGGCGACGGCAGCCTCAAGGGCTCGTACTGCGACATCACCCGGCCCGCGTCCGTCCACGGCTCCGAGGTGGTCGTCGAGGACCTCGACCTCGATCTGTGGGTGTCGGGGGACGGTACGGAGATCCTGCGCCTGGACGAGGACGAGTTCGCCGCGAGCGGCCTCGCACGGACCGACCCCCGCGCGGCCGAGGAGGCCGAGCGCGCCCTGGACGCCCTCGAACTCCTCGCCCGCGCCGGCCGGTTCAGCGCGCTGCTCGCGTGA
- a CDS encoding tripartite tricarboxylate transporter permease, with product MDSLNSLLDGFGTALTPLNLLWAALGVLLGTAIGVLPGIGPAMAVALLLPVTYGLEPTGAFIMFAGIYYGAMFGGSTTSILLNTPGESAAVVAAMEGNPMAKAGRGAQALAAAAVGHFAGGMIGTILLVALAPTVAALAVDIGAPDYFAIMVLAFIAVTSVLGSSRIRGLASLLIGLTLGLVGLDQMTGQQRLTFGSLQLADGIDIVIVAVGLFAIGEALWVAAHLRRSTSQAIPVGRPWLGRADVRRTWKSWLRGPVIGFPFGAIPAGGAEIPTFLSYVTEKRLSKHKDEFGKGAIEGVAGPESAASASAAGTLVSMLTLGLPTTAVAAVMLAAFQQYGIQPGPLLFEREPELVWGLIASLFVGMVLLLALNLPLAPLWAKLLRIPRPYLYAGILFFAAVGAYAVGGEALDLVTLLIIGLIGFGMRRYGLPVLPAVIGVILGPAAEQQLRRALQISDGSVAGLVDTPFSVTVYAVIALLLAWPWLKRLVTRAAR from the coding sequence ATGGACTCGCTCAACTCCCTTCTCGACGGCTTCGGGACCGCGCTGACCCCGCTCAACCTGCTCTGGGCGGCGCTCGGTGTGCTGCTCGGCACGGCGATCGGCGTCCTGCCCGGCATCGGCCCGGCGATGGCGGTGGCGCTGCTGCTGCCCGTGACGTACGGGCTCGAACCGACCGGCGCCTTCATCATGTTCGCGGGCATCTACTACGGCGCGATGTTCGGCGGATCCACCACCTCCATCCTGCTCAACACGCCCGGTGAGAGCGCCGCGGTCGTCGCCGCGATGGAGGGCAACCCGATGGCGAAGGCGGGCCGCGGGGCCCAGGCGCTCGCCGCGGCCGCCGTCGGCCACTTCGCGGGCGGCATGATCGGCACGATCCTGCTGGTCGCGCTCGCCCCGACGGTCGCCGCGCTCGCCGTGGACATCGGCGCGCCCGACTACTTCGCCATCATGGTGCTGGCCTTCATCGCGGTGACGTCGGTGCTCGGCTCCTCCCGGATCCGCGGGCTCGCCTCGCTGCTCATCGGGCTGACGCTGGGCCTGGTGGGCCTCGACCAGATGACCGGGCAGCAGCGGCTCACCTTCGGCTCGCTTCAGCTCGCCGACGGCATCGACATCGTCATCGTCGCGGTCGGTCTCTTCGCGATCGGCGAGGCGCTGTGGGTCGCGGCCCATCTGCGGCGCTCGACCAGCCAGGCGATCCCGGTCGGCCGGCCCTGGCTGGGCAGGGCCGATGTGCGGCGCACCTGGAAGTCGTGGCTGCGCGGACCGGTCATCGGCTTCCCGTTCGGCGCGATCCCCGCGGGCGGCGCGGAGATCCCGACGTTCCTGTCGTACGTCACCGAGAAGCGGCTGTCCAAGCACAAGGACGAGTTCGGCAAGGGCGCCATCGAGGGTGTCGCCGGGCCCGAGTCGGCGGCCTCGGCCTCCGCGGCGGGCACGCTCGTCTCGATGCTGACGCTGGGTCTGCCGACCACCGCCGTGGCGGCCGTGATGCTGGCCGCGTTCCAGCAGTACGGCATCCAGCCGGGCCCGCTGCTCTTCGAGCGCGAACCCGAGCTGGTCTGGGGCCTCATCGCCTCGCTCTTCGTGGGCATGGTGCTGCTGCTCGCGCTGAATCTGCCGCTCGCGCCGCTGTGGGCGAAGCTGCTGCGCATCCCGCGGCCGTACCTCTACGCGGGGATCCTCTTCTTCGCCGCCGTCGGCGCCTACGCGGTGGGCGGGGAGGCGCTGGACCTCGTCACGCTGCTGATCATCGGGCTGATCGGGTTCGGGATGCGCCGGTACGGGCTTCCGGTGCTGCCCGCGGTCATCGGGGTCATCCTCGGCCCGGCCGCCGAGCAGCAGCTGCGGCGTGCGCTGCAGATCAGCGACGGCAGCGTGGCCGGCCTGGTCGACACCCCGTTCTCGGTGACCGTGTACGCGGTGATCGCGCTGCTGCTGGCGTGGCCGTGGCTGAAGCGGCTGGTCACGCGAGCAGCGCGCTGA
- a CDS encoding response regulator — MTRVLVVDDDFMVAKLHGRYVSAMTGFTVVGVAHSGAEALRAAERLRPDLVLLDVYLPDMDGLGVLRELRAAEQCDTDRQPADVLFITAARDAGTIRSALRAGALHYLIKPFSQAALQEQLRHVASMRARLDGLDEARQEDVDQLFGARPPGSRELPKGLAAHTAELVDRILGAHPEGLSATECAEAGSLSRVSARRYLEYFAETGRAEVTLRYGGTGRPERRYRRIG, encoded by the coding sequence GTGACAAGGGTTCTGGTGGTGGACGACGACTTCATGGTCGCCAAGCTGCACGGCCGCTATGTGTCCGCCATGACCGGGTTCACGGTGGTCGGTGTGGCCCACAGCGGCGCCGAAGCGCTGCGCGCCGCGGAGCGCCTCCGTCCCGATCTGGTACTGCTCGATGTGTATCTGCCCGACATGGACGGGCTTGGTGTGCTGCGCGAACTTCGTGCCGCGGAGCAGTGCGACACGGACCGGCAGCCCGCCGACGTCCTGTTCATCACGGCCGCCCGCGACGCCGGCACGATCCGCTCGGCGCTGCGCGCGGGCGCCCTGCACTATCTGATCAAGCCCTTCAGCCAGGCCGCGCTCCAGGAACAGCTGCGCCACGTGGCGTCGATGCGGGCCCGCCTCGACGGCCTCGACGAGGCCCGCCAGGAGGACGTCGACCAGCTCTTCGGCGCCCGCCCGCCCGGCTCCCGCGAGCTGCCGAAGGGCCTCGCCGCCCACACCGCAGAGCTCGTCGACCGCATCCTCGGCGCCCACCCGGAGGGGCTGTCCGCCACCGAGTGCGCCGAAGCCGGCTCCCTCTCCCGGGTCAGCGCCCGCCGCTACCTGGAGTACTTCGCGGAGACGGGGCGCGCGGAGGTCACACTCCGGTACGGGGGGACGGGACGGCCGGAGCGACGGTACCGGCGGATCGGCTGA
- a CDS encoding tripartite tricarboxylate transporter substrate binding protein, giving the protein MRLRTPIALLGAALLVLVGPPLLTPGSGADTGTQIPGLRFMVPNTPGGGYDITARTAAKNAEDAGLTHNIEVFNLPGAGGTVGLARLVGEHGNGRLAMSMGLGVVGAVHTNKSPKTLADTTPIARLTEEQDIVVVAKDSPYRTIQDLLAAWKENPGKLPVGGGSSPGGPDHLAPMLMAQAAGIAPKSVNYVPFDGGGELLASILGNKVAFGVSGVGEYLDQIESGELRLLAVTGAQRVPGLDAPTLREAGLDTDFTNWRGIVAPPGLSDAERDKLVGLVEKLHDSKQWRDSMKKNGWSDAFLTGEAFGDFLDGQDRRVDSVLKELGL; this is encoded by the coding sequence GTGCGACTGCGCACCCCCATCGCCCTGCTCGGGGCGGCGCTGCTGGTGCTCGTGGGGCCGCCGCTGCTCACCCCCGGCAGCGGCGCCGACACCGGCACGCAGATCCCCGGCCTGCGCTTCATGGTCCCCAACACTCCCGGCGGCGGATACGACATCACCGCCCGCACCGCGGCCAAGAACGCCGAGGACGCGGGGCTCACCCACAACATCGAGGTGTTCAACCTCCCCGGCGCGGGCGGCACCGTCGGCCTCGCCCGGCTCGTCGGCGAGCACGGCAACGGCCGTCTCGCGATGTCCATGGGCCTCGGGGTCGTCGGCGCCGTCCACACCAACAAGTCCCCCAAGACCCTCGCCGACACCACCCCCATCGCCCGGCTCACGGAGGAGCAGGACATCGTGGTGGTCGCGAAGGACTCGCCGTACCGGACCATCCAGGACCTGCTCGCGGCGTGGAAGGAGAACCCGGGCAAGCTGCCCGTCGGCGGCGGCTCGTCGCCCGGCGGGCCCGACCATCTCGCCCCCATGCTCATGGCGCAGGCGGCCGGTATCGCCCCGAAGTCGGTCAACTACGTCCCCTTCGACGGCGGCGGCGAACTGCTCGCCTCGATCCTCGGCAACAAGGTCGCCTTCGGCGTCTCGGGTGTCGGCGAGTACCTCGACCAGATCGAGTCCGGGGAGCTGCGGCTGCTCGCCGTGACCGGAGCGCAGCGGGTGCCGGGCCTCGACGCGCCCACCCTCCGCGAAGCCGGGCTCGACACGGACTTCACCAACTGGCGCGGCATTGTCGCCCCGCCCGGCCTCTCCGACGCCGAGCGCGACAAGCTCGTCGGCCTCGTCGAGAAGCTGCACGACTCGAAGCAGTGGCGGGACTCGATGAAGAAGAACGGCTGGAGCGACGCCTTTCTGACCGGCGAGGCGTTCGGCGACTTCCTCGACGGCCAGGACCGGCGCGTCGACTCCGTACTGAAGGAGCTGGGGCTGTGA